One window of Pseudomonadota bacterium genomic DNA carries:
- a CDS encoding lipopolysaccharide biosynthesis protein, protein MGLSRSIFRHTAIYSAAMVIGKLSGFLMLPFYAHIFQTEGYGVIAMIETSLGILTVLLAGGLQTAILRIYHEQPPERKALALGTGMRLVWGLAVGLALLPFIFSVPLSRLILGSPEYYSLICLALTTFVIDVAGQSASTFLVIKERSVLYSFIGLVRMFLGIGLNIWLVLILKVGLVGVFISSLITAAVASLVFHIVAIRDHGFGFDREISAQLLRFQLPMLPGDIVSFLGRQAERILVRIQIGLQGVGILEMAYKFPPLLNLFISIPFQRAWRTKSFEIAEQPAAPVVMGMMLTRYFYLLVFAGLILAVTIPQILELMTPPEFWPAVRITRVEVVTTILSSCNTFMLFGIFYSKHTRLISRMVIILTPLKIALAYVLISTWGLTGAAYSAAIIAAITLMWSSIRSQQYYPIAIEYRNLFLIVISAVMLFYVLEGNRYADFAPAVYLRTQLMPGLVDALQTTWMGSWKSGKLIELLREREEPFVIMLFNLLSCMTYAALIPLVWKPEPEQGEASA, encoded by the coding sequence GTGGGGCTGAGCAGATCCATTTTCCGCCATACTGCGATCTACAGCGCAGCCATGGTCATCGGCAAGCTGTCAGGGTTCCTGATGCTGCCGTTCTACGCGCATATCTTTCAGACCGAGGGCTATGGCGTCATCGCCATGATCGAGACCAGCCTCGGCATCCTCACGGTATTGCTGGCGGGCGGCCTGCAAACGGCAATACTCCGGATCTACCACGAGCAGCCGCCGGAGCGGAAGGCGCTGGCGTTGGGTACCGGCATGCGCCTGGTCTGGGGGCTGGCCGTGGGTCTGGCGCTGCTGCCGTTCATATTCAGCGTGCCGCTGAGCCGGCTGATACTCGGTTCGCCGGAGTACTATTCGCTGATCTGCCTTGCTTTGACCACGTTCGTCATCGATGTGGCCGGGCAGAGTGCGAGTACCTTCCTGGTTATCAAGGAGCGCTCCGTACTCTATTCATTCATCGGTCTGGTCCGGATGTTTCTCGGGATCGGGCTGAATATCTGGCTGGTTCTGATACTGAAGGTCGGGCTGGTCGGCGTCTTCATCTCGTCGCTCATTACGGCCGCGGTGGCCTCGCTGGTGTTCCATATCGTCGCCATCCGGGATCATGGTTTCGGCTTCGACCGCGAGATCTCCGCTCAGTTGCTGCGCTTCCAGCTGCCGATGCTGCCCGGTGATATCGTGTCCTTCCTGGGGCGCCAGGCGGAACGGATCCTCGTGCGCATCCAGATCGGACTCCAGGGTGTGGGCATCCTGGAAATGGCCTACAAGTTCCCGCCCCTGCTGAACCTCTTCATCTCCATCCCGTTCCAGCGGGCCTGGCGCACGAAGAGCTTCGAAATTGCCGAGCAGCCGGCTGCGCCGGTCGTGATGGGCATGATGCTGACCAGGTATTTCTATCTGCTGGTATTCGCCGGCCTGATACTCGCGGTAACGATACCCCAGATTCTTGAGCTGATGACGCCGCCGGAATTCTGGCCGGCGGTCCGAATCACCCGGGTGGAAGTTGTCACGACCATCTTGTCCAGCTGCAATACCTTCATGCTGTTCGGAATCTTCTACAGCAAGCATACCCGGTTGATATCGCGGATGGTGATCATCCTGACCCCACTCAAGATCGCGCTCGCATACGTCCTGATTTCGACATGGGGGCTAACGGGAGCGGCGTACTCGGCGGCTATCATTGCCGCGATCACGCTGATGTGGAGCAGCATCCGGTCGCAGCAGTACTATCCGATCGCGATCGAATACCGGAATCTCTTCCTGATCGTCATCAGCGCAGTGATGCTGTTCTATGTGCTCGAAGGCAACCGTTATGCGGATTTCGCGCCGGCGGTCTATCTGCGCACGCAGCTCATGCCGGGCCTGGTCGATGCCCTGCAAACCACCTGGATGGGTAGCTGGAAGTCGGGCAAGCTGATCGAGCTGTTACGCGAACGGGAGGAGCCCTTCGTCATCATGCTGTTCAACCTGCTGTCCTGCATGACGTATGCCGCGCTGATCCCGCTGGTGTGGAAGCCGGAGCCGGAGCAGGGCGAGGCTTCAGCATGA
- a CDS encoding polysaccharide pyruvyl transferase family protein, which yields MNVLLINDSSSNPNWGDRAAALALKRMIRERGGTITAIITEDELRESCFFRPCEEGREQQATGRSLQDWLRLLLPPVVFKLRDKFHYYTGTGRYARGTGGPIPLTVDTFEEQAEQFMQNRADYGALHAAIAAADVLIIHGDGCMVGNGILPRSELFLAYLARMRFGKPVLLINHTADFSHPELDRMAALVYPQLDDVTYRDQISAELCRDRWAGRYAPDTAFLFEPAERAAWSALAQRPTYFDIWPDTAAFDPARPYICIGGTSGFSFDGQPTAIIDDVTALVRHLQSSYPGQIVLTASDRIDEVIFRPVARRLGLPLIGLTIPVQQAIDIVGNAQAYVGGRWHVAIFALRGGTPVIPLSSKTFKIQALMSMAGLQDTAIDAYDLSGASERIGRELVRLIGQGDELRARLRAWARQQAENCWDNLAYLDKLTATDGVQLAQDRRRSGVEG from the coding sequence GTGAACGTATTACTGATCAACGATTCCAGCAGCAACCCGAACTGGGGCGACCGCGCGGCCGCACTGGCACTCAAGCGGATGATCCGGGAGCGGGGCGGCACGATCACGGCTATCATCACGGAAGACGAGCTGCGCGAAAGCTGCTTCTTCCGCCCGTGCGAGGAAGGGCGGGAGCAGCAGGCGACCGGGCGCAGTCTGCAGGACTGGTTACGCCTGTTGCTGCCGCCGGTGGTATTCAAACTGCGCGACAAGTTCCATTACTACACCGGGACCGGGCGCTATGCCCGCGGTACGGGAGGACCGATTCCGCTCACCGTCGATACCTTTGAGGAACAGGCGGAACAGTTCATGCAGAACCGTGCTGACTACGGTGCGCTGCACGCCGCCATCGCGGCGGCCGATGTGCTGATCATTCACGGCGACGGCTGCATGGTCGGAAACGGTATCCTGCCCCGGTCCGAGTTGTTTCTCGCCTATCTGGCCAGGATGCGGTTCGGCAAGCCGGTGCTGCTGATAAACCATACTGCAGACTTCAGTCATCCCGAGCTGGACCGGATGGCGGCGCTGGTCTATCCCCAGCTCGACGATGTCACCTACCGTGACCAGATCTCGGCGGAACTGTGCCGTGACCGCTGGGCCGGGCGTTATGCGCCCGACACCGCGTTCCTGTTCGAGCCGGCGGAGCGTGCGGCGTGGTCGGCGCTGGCGCAGCGGCCGACTTATTTCGATATCTGGCCTGATACCGCGGCCTTCGATCCGGCGCGTCCTTACATCTGTATCGGCGGCACCTCCGGCTTTTCGTTCGATGGCCAGCCGACCGCGATCATCGATGACGTGACGGCCCTCGTGCGCCACCTGCAATCGAGCTACCCGGGACAGATCGTCTTGACTGCCTCCGACAGAATCGATGAAGTCATCTTCCGGCCCGTGGCCCGCAGACTGGGGCTGCCGTTGATCGGCCTGACCATACCCGTACAGCAGGCCATCGACATCGTCGGCAATGCCCAGGCATACGTGGGCGGCCGCTGGCATGTCGCGATATTCGCACTGCGTGGCGGTACGCCGGTCATACCGCTGTCATCCAAAACGTTCAAGATACAGGCGCTGATGTCAATGGCAGGTCTGCAGGATACGGCCATCGACGCCTATGACCTGTCCGGCGCAAGCGAGCGCATCGGCCGGGAACTCGTGCGGTTGATCGGGCAGGGCGACGAATTGCGCGCCCGGCTGCGCGCCTGGGCGCGGCAGCAGGCGGAAAATTGCTGGGACAACCTGGCCTACCTCGACAAGCTCACGGCGACGGATGGTGTGCAGCTCGCGCAGGACCGGCGCCGGTCCGGGGTGGAGGGATGA
- a CDS encoding sialidase family protein yields the protein MRLTRRLFLLQAAVLAPAAYYLGVYRRPQAQPVRASVPATFAQVGAIQALGNGRWIRCFQAADATLYLHGGLASHDGGRTVQPQQAIDVEAINATPERAVLATPDMFYAVGGRAEPLSPGRYRLRAWRSTDGLRTLAEEQAQLEIPAGSPAPEEDAWYGLYVHRNILVMPDGSWLLTMYGNFSVDRQEPPDRSSRHEVKYMMRSFVLTSSDAGRNWRFLATVAAPRPDDPIGEGFVEPTMTRLDDGRLLCIMRTGHHYPLYASWSSDHGRSWTSPVYTGLDRGCSPCVITLGDGRVALGWGRRYPEAWSRLDEAGDVARFEYPGHGQVCLALSSDGGTSWMNQVTATGVGSCYPTIIEVEPGVIFTQVDQWIWRITLARQET from the coding sequence ATGAGGCTAACACGACGACTGTTCTTGCTGCAGGCCGCGGTGCTGGCGCCGGCCGCATACTATCTGGGCGTTTACCGCAGACCCCAGGCACAACCCGTACGCGCGTCAGTGCCGGCGACGTTCGCCCAGGTCGGAGCGATTCAAGCACTGGGGAACGGCCGCTGGATCCGCTGTTTCCAGGCAGCCGACGCTACGCTGTATCTGCACGGTGGGCTGGCAAGTCATGACGGCGGCCGTACCGTGCAACCACAGCAGGCGATCGATGTCGAGGCGATCAATGCGACGCCGGAGCGTGCCGTGCTCGCGACACCGGACATGTTTTACGCTGTCGGTGGCAGGGCGGAGCCGCTCTCGCCGGGCCGTTACCGGTTACGGGCCTGGCGTTCGACCGACGGTCTGCGTACCCTGGCGGAGGAACAGGCGCAGCTCGAGATCCCCGCGGGCTCACCGGCACCGGAAGAGGACGCGTGGTACGGATTGTATGTCCACCGCAACATCCTCGTAATGCCGGACGGATCCTGGCTGCTGACCATGTATGGCAATTTCAGTGTGGACCGTCAGGAGCCCCCGGATCGCTCGTCCCGGCATGAAGTGAAGTACATGATGCGCAGCTTCGTGCTCACGTCGTCCGATGCGGGCCGGAACTGGCGATTCCTGGCGACGGTCGCGGCCCCGCGGCCGGATGATCCCATCGGCGAAGGGTTCGTCGAACCGACCATGACGCGGCTGGACGATGGCAGACTGTTATGCATCATGCGCACAGGGCATCACTATCCCCTGTATGCGAGCTGGAGCAGCGACCACGGTCGTAGTTGGACATCCCCGGTTTATACGGGTCTGGACCGCGGCTGCAGTCCGTGTGTGATCACGCTCGGTGACGGGCGTGTGGCGCTGGGTTGGGGCCGGCGCTATCCGGAAGCCTGGTCGCGGCTGGACGAGGCCGGCGACGTCGCGCGGTTCGAATACCCGGGGCACGGGCAGGTTTGCCTGGCCTTGAGCAGTGACGGTGGAACCAGCTGGATGAATCAGGTGACCGCGACTGGTGTCGGATCCTGCTATCCGACCATCATCGAGGTGGAGCCGGGCGTGATATTCACGCAGGTCGACCAGTGGATATGGCGCATCACCCTGGCAAGGCAGGAGACATAG
- a CDS encoding DUF4910 domain-containing protein has product MTERVIDPGNPGQGMHDLARELFPICRSITGDGVRQTLQLIQRYIPLQMFEVPSGTQVFDWTVPREWSIRDAYIEDPRGQKIVDFKANNLHVVSYSTPVDTVLPRAALEQHLYSLPDQPEAIPYITSYYKERWGFCLSHRQRQQLQDGDYHVVVDSSLTAGSLTYGELLIPGAERREVFLSTYVCHPSMANNELSGPVVATALAQWLRSRPRRLSYRIIFIPETIGALTYLSRNLAYLQRHVIAGFNLTCMGDERAYSYLPSRAGDTLADRAAQCILNEQHPGYCRYTYLDRGSDERQYCSPGVDLPVASVMRSKYREYPEYHTSLDNLELVTPAGLAGGYAVLRDCLELLERNSVYRATCLGEPQLGKYGLYPSTGTRDSHRQVSDMLNVLAYADGTRDLLDMSTVTGIPVSRLYPVVDRLLQAGLLAEVPPGDAG; this is encoded by the coding sequence ATGACAGAACGCGTGATCGATCCCGGAAATCCCGGCCAGGGCATGCATGACCTGGCGCGGGAGCTGTTCCCAATCTGTCGCAGCATCACCGGTGACGGTGTGCGCCAGACGCTGCAGCTGATTCAGCGCTATATCCCCTTGCAGATGTTCGAGGTTCCCAGCGGTACACAGGTGTTCGACTGGACCGTGCCGAGGGAATGGTCGATCCGGGATGCCTACATCGAAGATCCCCGCGGGCAGAAGATCGTCGACTTCAAGGCGAACAATCTGCATGTCGTGAGTTATTCAACGCCGGTCGATACCGTGCTCCCGCGCGCGGCGCTGGAACAGCATCTGTATTCGTTGCCAGACCAGCCGGAAGCCATCCCGTATATCACTTCATATTACAAGGAACGCTGGGGTTTCTGCCTGTCGCACCGCCAGCGGCAACAGCTGCAGGACGGCGACTACCATGTTGTTGTCGATTCGTCGCTGACGGCTGGCTCGCTCACCTACGGCGAGCTGCTCATCCCCGGTGCGGAACGCCGGGAGGTGTTTCTTTCTACCTATGTCTGCCATCCGTCGATGGCCAATAACGAACTATCCGGGCCCGTCGTGGCAACGGCGCTGGCGCAGTGGCTGCGCAGCCGCCCGCGCCGACTGAGTTACCGTATCATATTCATACCGGAGACCATCGGCGCCCTGACCTATCTGAGCCGGAACCTGGCATACCTGCAGCGCCATGTCATCGCCGGGTTCAACCTGACCTGCATGGGCGATGAGCGGGCATACTCCTACCTGCCTTCCCGTGCCGGCGACACGCTCGCGGATCGGGCCGCGCAGTGCATCCTGAACGAGCAGCATCCCGGGTACTGCCGCTATACCTATCTGGATAGGGGTAGCGATGAGCGGCAGTACTGCAGTCCCGGTGTTGACCTGCCGGTCGCCTCGGTCATGCGCTCCAAGTATCGCGAATATCCGGAATACCATACCTCGCTCGACAATCTGGAGCTGGTCACCCCGGCCGGGCTGGCGGGCGGCTACGCGGTGCTGCGCGATTGCCTGGAATTGCTGGAACGGAACAGTGTGTACCGTGCCACCTGCCTGGGAGAGCCGCAACTTGGCAAATACGGATTGTACCCGTCAACGGGTACCAGGGATTCGCACCGTCAGGTGAGTGATATGCTCAATGTGCTGGCCTATGCAGATGGCACCAGGGATTTGCTCGATATGAGCACAGTCACCGGGATACCGGTCAGCCGATTGTACCCCGTTGTCGACAGGCTCTTGCAGGCTGGATTGCTGGCCGAGGTGCCGCCGGGGGATGCTGGCTAA
- a CDS encoding nucleotidyltransferase family protein yields the protein MQQLDALIIAPELPLGEALRRLDLAGSGALVLCDASRKVVGLLTDGDIRRALLRGVTQDAPSSEVANSGPILGRPGLSGHDALHLMVQRGIDQLPIVDDGGILQDVLLRKNLVADESLRIGSAERLGQVIIQPDRTVADAIAQLDRAGTGALVVCATGRRLDALLTDGDVRRAFLRGMPLDTPCVDIAKRDPFTVRHPLSSSEALRIMTERDINQLPVVDEDGNLYDFLLRRDLAEDNSLELSAVIMAGGFGKRLLPLTEQTPKPMLPVGNQPLLERTINRLRDSGVRDINLTTHHLPENIRQHFGDGGKFGVNLNYAHEEHPLGTAGGLRLLPRPNQPFVVLNGDILTGVSFAEMLSFHKQHQAMLTVGVRKYEVDVPFGVVESENMHVIGLQEKPSFTFFINAGIYLLEPEAYDLIPERERFDMPDLIHLLLRNKQVVVSFPIIEYWLDIGRHEDYQRAQEDCKSGKF from the coding sequence ATGCAACAACTGGATGCCCTGATAATCGCACCGGAGCTGCCGCTGGGCGAGGCATTGCGCAGGCTCGATCTGGCCGGTAGCGGCGCGCTGGTGTTGTGCGATGCAAGCCGCAAGGTGGTCGGTCTGCTGACCGACGGCGACATCCGCCGCGCGCTGCTGCGCGGTGTCACGCAGGATGCTCCCAGTAGCGAGGTCGCCAACTCTGGTCCGATCCTGGGGCGGCCAGGCCTGAGCGGCCACGATGCCCTGCACCTGATGGTGCAGCGCGGTATCGATCAGCTGCCGATCGTCGATGACGGCGGCATACTCCAGGATGTCCTGCTGCGCAAGAATCTCGTCGCAGACGAGAGCCTGCGGATCGGTTCGGCGGAACGGCTCGGGCAGGTAATCATCCAGCCGGACAGGACCGTCGCGGATGCAATCGCGCAACTCGATCGAGCCGGAACCGGTGCGTTGGTGGTTTGCGCGACGGGCCGGCGGCTCGATGCGCTCCTGACCGACGGTGATGTCAGGCGCGCCTTCCTGCGCGGTATGCCCCTGGATACGCCATGCGTGGACATTGCCAAGCGCGATCCCTTCACGGTCCGTCATCCCCTGTCCAGCAGCGAAGCCTTGCGGATAATGACGGAGCGCGACATCAACCAGCTGCCAGTGGTAGACGAAGACGGAAATCTCTACGATTTTCTGCTGCGACGCGATCTTGCAGAGGACAATTCGCTGGAGCTGTCGGCAGTGATCATGGCCGGCGGTTTCGGCAAGCGGCTGCTGCCGTTGACCGAGCAGACACCGAAGCCGATGCTGCCGGTCGGCAATCAGCCCTTGCTCGAACGGACCATCAACCGGCTGCGCGATTCCGGTGTCAGGGACATCAACCTGACCACGCATCATCTGCCCGAGAATATCAGGCAGCATTTCGGCGATGGCGGTAAATTCGGCGTCAATCTCAACTACGCCCACGAGGAGCATCCGCTCGGTACGGCTGGCGGCTTGCGCCTGCTGCCGCGTCCGAATCAGCCATTTGTCGTGCTCAACGGGGATATCCTCACCGGTGTATCCTTCGCGGAAATGCTGTCTTTCCACAAGCAGCATCAGGCCATGTTGACGGTGGGCGTGCGCAAGTACGAGGTCGATGTGCCATTCGGTGTGGTCGAGAGCGAGAATATGCATGTGATCGGGCTGCAGGAAAAACCGTCGTTCACGTTTTTCATCAACGCGGGGATTTACCTGCTGGAGCCCGAGGCCTACGACCTGATTCCTGAGCGCGAGCGATTCGATATGCCCGACCTGATACACCTGCTGCTGCGCAACAAGCAGGTGGTCGTCAGTTTCCCGATCATAGAATACTGGCTGGATATAGGCAGGCACGAGGACTACCAGCGCGCACAGGAGGACTGCAAGAGCGGCAAGTTTTGA
- a CDS encoding N-acetylneuraminate synthase family protein: MKPVILGTHEVGPGRPPYVIAEIGSNHNGDMDLCRRLIDAAADAGAHAVKFQSWTDKSLIAREEYNRNTEYSDKKKHFGSLEDMVRAYQFTEAQHREALEYCRKRNVVFCSSPFSEEETDLLEQLGVPFFKIASMDINNLPFLRYVARKQRPMILSTGMATLAEIEQAVETVRGEGNDAIVLLHCISIYPPEISTINLRNIPMLEQVFDMPVGFSDHSLGTAIPLAAVALGACLIEKHFTIDKDMPGWDHAISADPEEMHVITAEGRNIFDALGSSARIVSPAEQAKRGKFRRSLVARADLPAGHVLTDADLTAKRPGTGIAPSEQQYVVGRKLANAVAEDQVLSWGDLV; encoded by the coding sequence ATGAAACCGGTAATCCTCGGAACACACGAAGTCGGGCCTGGACGTCCGCCCTATGTCATCGCCGAAATCGGCTCCAACCATAACGGCGATATGGATCTCTGCCGCCGGCTGATCGATGCGGCGGCCGATGCGGGTGCCCATGCGGTAAAGTTCCAGTCCTGGACAGACAAGTCGCTGATCGCGCGGGAGGAGTACAACCGCAACACCGAGTACTCTGATAAGAAGAAGCACTTCGGCTCGCTTGAGGATATGGTGCGTGCGTACCAGTTCACGGAAGCCCAGCACCGCGAGGCGCTGGAGTACTGCCGCAAGCGCAACGTCGTGTTCTGTTCGAGCCCTTTTTCCGAGGAGGAGACAGACCTGCTGGAACAGCTCGGTGTGCCCTTTTTCAAGATCGCGTCCATGGATATCAACAACCTGCCGTTTCTGCGCTATGTGGCCCGCAAGCAGCGCCCCATGATCCTCTCCACCGGTATGGCAACGCTGGCGGAAATCGAACAGGCGGTCGAGACGGTGCGGGGGGAGGGTAACGACGCCATCGTGCTGTTGCACTGCATCTCCATCTACCCGCCGGAGATCAGCACCATCAACCTGCGTAACATCCCCATGCTCGAGCAGGTGTTCGATATGCCGGTCGGGTTCAGCGACCACTCCCTCGGTACGGCCATACCGCTGGCGGCCGTGGCCCTGGGTGCCTGCCTGATCGAGAAGCACTTCACCATCGACAAGGACATGCCGGGCTGGGATCACGCCATTTCCGCAGATCCCGAGGAGATGCATGTCATCACCGCCGAGGGCCGCAACATATTCGATGCCCTGGGCAGCAGTGCCCGCATCGTGTCACCTGCCGAGCAGGCAAAGCGCGGTAAGTTCCGGCGCAGCCTGGTGGCGCGCGCAGACTTGCCGGCGGGACACGTGCTGACCGACGCCGACCTGACGGCCAAGCGTCCCGGAACCGGCATTGCACCGTCAGAACAGCAGTACGTGGTTGGCCGCAAGCTGGCCAACGCTGTTGCGGAAGACCAGGTCCTGTCCTGGGGCGATCTGGTCTGA
- a CDS encoding acylneuraminate cytidylyltransferase family protein — protein sequence MISSMNMARLAVIPARGGSKRVPRKNVRDMLGRPLIAYTIEAALASDLFERIVVSTDSPEIAAVAQSAGAEVPFLRDANLADDVTPVSAVTVDILQRLDPDASRYAQVCQLMPNCPLRDARDIADSHRQFQATAAASQISVVRYGWQNPWWAMQRGDNYQLEPLFPDALRARSQDLPELYCPTGAVWWAQAEVLRREGGYHIAGRTGWEISWQHGMDIDTEEDWAMAMLLIRLEQARDAG from the coding sequence GTGATAAGTAGCATGAACATGGCCAGGCTTGCTGTCATACCCGCGCGCGGCGGCTCCAAACGGGTGCCGCGCAAGAATGTCCGGGATATGCTCGGCCGACCGCTCATTGCCTATACCATCGAGGCCGCGCTGGCATCCGATCTGTTCGAGCGGATTGTGGTCAGCACCGACAGCCCGGAAATAGCGGCGGTGGCGCAGTCGGCGGGTGCGGAGGTGCCGTTCCTGCGCGACGCGAATCTGGCCGATGATGTGACACCGGTGTCAGCTGTCACGGTGGACATCCTGCAACGCCTGGACCCGGACGCAAGCCGCTATGCGCAGGTCTGCCAGCTGATGCCGAACTGTCCGTTGCGCGATGCGCGTGATATCGCGGACAGTCACCGGCAGTTTCAGGCGACCGCTGCGGCATCGCAGATCTCGGTGGTGCGGTATGGCTGGCAGAATCCCTGGTGGGCAATGCAGCGCGGCGATAACTACCAACTCGAGCCGTTGTTCCCCGACGCGCTGCGCGCGCGCAGCCAGGATCTACCAGAACTTTACTGCCCGACCGGTGCCGTATGGTGGGCGCAGGCCGAGGTGTTACGCAGGGAGGGCGGTTATCATATCGCCGGCCGCACTGGCTGGGAGATCAGCTGGCAACACGGAATGGATATCGACACCGAAGAGGACTGGGCGATGGCCATGCTGCTGATCCGCTTGGAACAGGCACGGGATGCCGGCTAG
- a CDS encoding acetyltransferase, translated as MKDIVVVGGGGHARVVISLIRKLAGYRLLGFTDTAPRPDILSVPYLGDDGVLESLLREHATCCAALGLGNTGISDLRVKKATALVEMGFELPVLVSPAALVNEDVRFGAGTVVCDAAVVVTGARIGMACILNTGCTVDHDCHVGDGAHLAPGVVLCGDVQVGELAMIGAGAVLKQGVRVAARCLVGAGATVTDDLPEAGVYIGTPARQRS; from the coding sequence ATGAAGGATATCGTGGTCGTCGGCGGCGGCGGGCACGCCAGGGTGGTGATCAGCCTTATCAGAAAGCTGGCCGGCTACCGGCTGCTCGGCTTCACGGACACGGCGCCGCGGCCGGACATCCTGTCGGTGCCGTACCTGGGCGACGACGGGGTGCTCGAATCCCTGTTGCGGGAGCATGCGACCTGCTGCGCGGCGTTGGGGCTGGGGAACACGGGCATTTCCGACCTGCGGGTAAAGAAAGCCACGGCACTAGTCGAAATGGGATTCGAGCTGCCGGTTCTGGTGTCGCCGGCCGCCCTTGTCAACGAGGATGTCCGGTTCGGGGCCGGGACGGTGGTCTGCGACGCGGCCGTCGTCGTGACCGGCGCCCGGATCGGTATGGCCTGTATTCTCAATACCGGCTGCACGGTCGACCACGACTGTCATGTCGGCGACGGGGCCCATCTCGCGCCGGGGGTGGTCCTGTGCGGGGACGTACAGGTCGGTGAACTCGCCATGATCGGTGCTGGCGCGGTGCTGAAACAGGGAGTCAGGGTGGCCGCGCGTTGTCTGGTTGGTGCCGGGGCGACGGTGACGGACGATCTGCCGGAGGCGGGCGTGTACATCGGTACGCCGGCCAGGCAGCGGTCATGA
- a CDS encoding LegC family aminotransferase, whose protein sequence is MIPLSVPCITGNEWEYVKTCLDSGWVSTAGSFVSRFEEDFRRYTGAGHAIACMNGTAALHVALGLVGVTAGDEVLVPTLTFIASVNAISYLGASPVFMDCDEFYNIDVDSTREFLEDETELREGVCYNRRSGRRIAALVPVHVFGNAARVQELVPLCRERGIRIVEDAAESLGTVYSDGRHTGTIGDVGCFSFNGNKILTTGGGGMIVTDNAAYAERARYLTTQAKDDELHYVHNEVGYNYRLTNLQAALGVAQLEQLPRFLEIKRSNFEAYRTGCAGIAGLSIAAVPPYADNNCWMYALRIDRDRYGRTPEQVIQALGQQQIQTRPVWYLNHLQRPYRGCQAYRVERALSLYAQTINLPCSTSLTPADVDTVLRALAQ, encoded by the coding sequence ATGATACCTCTGTCAGTACCCTGCATCACGGGCAATGAGTGGGAGTATGTGAAAACGTGTCTGGATAGCGGATGGGTGTCGACTGCCGGCAGCTTTGTCAGCCGGTTCGAAGAGGATTTCAGGCGTTATACGGGTGCCGGGCATGCCATAGCCTGCATGAACGGTACCGCTGCGCTGCATGTGGCGCTTGGTCTGGTGGGTGTGACCGCGGGGGACGAAGTACTGGTCCCGACACTCACCTTTATCGCTTCCGTGAATGCCATCAGCTACCTGGGTGCCAGCCCGGTATTCATGGACTGCGACGAGTTCTATAACATCGATGTCGACAGCACACGTGAGTTCCTGGAGGACGAGACGGAGCTCAGGGAAGGCGTCTGCTACAACCGCCGCAGCGGACGCCGCATCGCCGCACTGGTGCCGGTGCATGTCTTCGGTAATGCCGCCCGGGTGCAGGAGCTCGTGCCGCTGTGCCGCGAACGTGGTATCCGGATCGTCGAGGATGCCGCCGAGAGCCTCGGCACCGTCTACAGCGACGGCAGGCATACCGGAACTATCGGGGATGTCGGTTGTTTTTCCTTCAACGGCAACAAGATTCTGACCACCGGCGGTGGCGGCATGATCGTCACCGACAATGCAGCTTACGCGGAACGAGCCCGTTACCTGACGACCCAGGCCAAGGACGACGAGCTGCATTATGTGCACAACGAGGTCGGTTACAATTACCGCCTGACCAATCTGCAGGCGGCACTGGGCGTGGCGCAGCTCGAGCAGTTGCCGCGGTTCCTGGAAATCAAGCGCAGCAATTTCGAAGCATATCGTACGGGCTGCGCCGGGATAGCAGGTCTCAGTATTGCCGCTGTCCCCCCCTATGCCGATAACAACTGCTGGATGTATGCATTGCGCATCGACCGGGACCGCTACGGGCGCACGCCCGAACAGGTCATCCAGGCGCTCGGGCAGCAGCAGATCCAGACGCGACCAGTCTGGTATCTCAATCACCTGCAGCGGCCCTATCGCGGTTGCCAGGCCTATCGCGTAGAGCGTGCGCTGTCCCTGTACGCACAGACCATAAACCTGCCCTGCAGTACCAGCCTGACGCCTGCCGACGTCGATACCGTTCTCAGAGCCCTGGCGCAATGA